The following proteins are encoded in a genomic region of Neomicrococcus aestuarii:
- a CDS encoding M16 family metallopeptidase: MAIVPLPLKGTGIADAKSGRNVLDPSATAPIEAGDPTLIHGEPGGSVVRRSVLRGGVRVLTEAMPGQRSATIGLWIGVGSRDEMPGQFGSTHFLEHLLFKGTERRSALEIAQAFDEVGGESNAATAKESTCYYARVLDSDLPMAIDVIADMITSAKIDPEDLEQERDVILEELAMDADDPGDYAHERFVAAVLGDHPLGRPIGGTPEIITSVSRDDVLKHYARNYVPSELVITAAGSLDHDDVCSLVEQALERGGWDLDEGADPAPRRSHQPAEIHGQHTLDVFHRPVEQAHIIMGCPGIVATDDRRFTMNVLNAILGDGMSSRLFQEVREKRGLAYATYSFSAGYSDAGYFGMYAGCGPAKVEEAISILGREFDLLASEGVTEEELKKAVGQLSGGIVLALEDPGSRMSRLGTAELVLGEFRDIDESLARLRAVTREDIQALAQELASRPRTITVVGPFKTGNEIVPA, translated from the coding sequence ATGGCTATAGTTCCTTTGCCCCTCAAGGGCACCGGAATTGCCGACGCGAAGTCGGGGCGGAACGTGCTTGATCCAAGCGCGACCGCCCCGATCGAAGCTGGCGATCCCACCCTCATCCACGGCGAGCCTGGCGGCTCAGTAGTTCGACGCTCCGTTCTCCGCGGCGGCGTGCGCGTGCTCACTGAAGCAATGCCGGGTCAGCGTTCCGCAACCATCGGACTGTGGATTGGGGTGGGTTCTCGCGACGAAATGCCGGGCCAATTTGGCTCCACACACTTCCTAGAACACCTTTTGTTCAAGGGCACCGAGCGACGATCCGCTCTCGAGATCGCGCAAGCCTTTGACGAAGTCGGCGGCGAATCCAACGCCGCCACCGCAAAAGAATCCACGTGCTACTACGCCCGTGTTCTCGATTCTGATTTGCCCATGGCAATCGATGTCATTGCCGACATGATCACTTCCGCGAAGATCGATCCAGAAGACCTCGAGCAAGAGCGAGACGTCATTTTGGAAGAACTCGCGATGGACGCCGACGATCCCGGAGACTACGCTCACGAGCGTTTCGTTGCCGCGGTTCTCGGCGATCACCCTCTGGGCCGGCCCATCGGTGGCACCCCAGAAATCATTACGTCCGTTTCTCGCGATGACGTCCTCAAGCACTACGCGCGCAATTACGTGCCGTCTGAGCTGGTCATTACCGCTGCTGGTTCCTTGGATCACGACGACGTCTGCTCGCTCGTGGAGCAAGCGCTCGAACGCGGTGGTTGGGACTTGGACGAAGGCGCCGATCCGGCACCGCGTCGCTCGCACCAGCCGGCTGAAATCCACGGCCAGCACACCCTCGATGTCTTCCACCGTCCCGTGGAGCAAGCCCACATCATCATGGGTTGCCCAGGAATTGTGGCCACCGATGATCGTCGTTTCACCATGAACGTTCTCAACGCCATCTTGGGCGATGGCATGTCATCGCGACTCTTCCAAGAAGTGCGCGAGAAGCGCGGGCTAGCCTACGCAACGTATTCGTTCTCCGCGGGTTATTCGGACGCCGGCTACTTCGGCATGTACGCAGGCTGCGGGCCAGCAAAGGTTGAAGAAGCGATCTCGATCCTTGGTCGTGAGTTCGATCTTCTCGCCAGTGAAGGCGTGACCGAGGAAGAGCTCAAGAAGGCCGTGGGACAGTTGTCCGGCGGAATCGTCTTGGCGCTCGAAGATCCGGGATCTCGCATGTCACGCCTCGGCACCGCCGAGCTTGTACTTGGTGAGTTCCGCGATATTGATGAGTCGTTGGCGCGCTTGCGCGCCGTCACGCGTGAAGATATTCAGGCGTTGGCGCAAGAACTCGCATCGCGGCCTCGAACCATTACCGTGGTGGGACCGTTCAAGACCGGCAACGAGATCGTACCCGCCTAA
- a CDS encoding MoaD/ThiS family protein: protein MRIRYFASAAVAAGTKEEFIDLAAIEESNLNNSGTSTRAPSADDSSLGGPIHGGTATETASTHSSVTLGELLDYLSAHRAPETVKETVGSDGQPVLQRIPSLARVLGQSSFLINGKNERSRDRVLKESDMVDILPPFAGG from the coding sequence CCTCCGCTGCAGTCGCAGCGGGAACCAAGGAAGAGTTCATCGACCTAGCGGCCATCGAAGAGTCCAACCTCAACAACTCCGGCACTAGCACCCGGGCGCCGAGCGCCGATGACTCTAGCCTTGGCGGACCAATCCACGGAGGAACGGCCACCGAAACGGCTTCTACTCATTCTTCGGTGACGCTCGGCGAATTATTGGATTACCTGAGCGCACACCGTGCACCGGAAACCGTCAAAGAGACGGTGGGTAGCGACGGACAACCGGTCCTCCAACGAATTCCTTCGCTGGCTCGTGTCCTAGGTCAAAGCTCGTTCTTGATCAATGGAAAGAACGAGCGCTCTCGCGATCGTGTCCTGAAAGAATCGGACATGGTTGATATTTTGCCGCCCTTTGCCGGCGGATAA